A segment of the Salvelinus namaycush isolate Seneca chromosome 3, SaNama_1.0, whole genome shotgun sequence genome:
CAACACTTTCATATAAATGATGCAGTGTTTTTAATAGAAATGTCAAACTAATGGCAAAAGTATTGTCGTGGTAGAGATATCTATCTTGTCAGAGTGGTCAGTCTTTAAGGGAATTGAGAGCTGGGGGATTGCATGAGGGACTCCCCTCTGCCGTCCAGCTCATTCTGCAGCCTGGTCAGGTTGGATAGCTCCTCCAGCTCctggaactgtctgtctgtcttgtggcTGACAAGGGAACGGTAGAAATGTACAGCAAATACTATAAATATCAGGCCAAAAGGCACCATGATGGAGGTGGAGGTGATGGCAGCAGCCACACCTGCAGATATGGTCCCATTGTTGGGATTGTGGTTCTTAGGCCTAATGGGTAGAAATTTGACCCAGCAGAGGAGTACAACCTCAGCCAGGAAGAGCAGGGTGCCAATGACTGTAGAGAAGGCCCAGGCCAGCTCGATGTGGTGGTGCATTCTCTCATGTGGAGACTCCTTCACGGAGTTGAGGTTGTGAACGTTGCTGACTGCCTCAATGTTAGGCAGGATGCAGGTACTAACCATCAGGGCAAAAAGGTGAACAGCCACCAACACAGTGGTGCAGGCACTGAAGGCAATGAGGAGACCAGGTGGGTAAGGATAGGTTGTGTCCAACTGAACCTCCACCATTGCTACctagagaggagaaagggatagTAACAGTATGAAATGTATATCAGAGAAAATTAGCATTCATGACAGAACGTCTGGAACTAGAGATCTATAAAGGAGGGAAAACGTGCTGTCAAAATTTCATCCAGACATGATCTTCCCAAATGAAGA
Coding sequences within it:
- the LOC120044240 gene encoding calcium release-activated calcium channel protein 1-like, with amino-acid sequence MSLNEHSLQALSWRKLYLSRAKLKASSRTSALLSGFAMVAMVEVQLDTTYPYPPGLLIAFSACTTVLVAVHLFALMVSTCILPNIEAVSNVHNLNSVKESPHERMHHHIELAWAFSTVIGTLLFLAEVVLLCWVKFLPIRPKNHNPNNGTISAGVAAAITSTSIMVPFGLIFIVFAVHFYRSLVSHKTDRQFQELEELSNLTRLQNELDGRGESLMQSPSSQFP